The genomic stretch CCGGTGAATGGGCACCGGAGCTGCGTTATGAAAGGCTCCATGTAAGTACCTAGTACTAGTTTCAATGTATATACCATTATCATGCTTGATTATATTTTGGTTGAATTatattctcgtaaagtgcttgaggtaGCCACCGGCCACCGCGGACCAACTTATGTGCATACTACGTTTTCGAGTTCATCAACATGGTGATTGAGAGACACGTAGATTAAAAACATTTGAGTACGTAAAAAATATTCACAATTCTTTTTAATTACGATGATTTGCTATACACACAACTCATATATTCATTTATGATCTTATTCTTTATAGACCGAAAGCAGGTGGGGGCGTCCTACCACAACCACCCATACGACATCTTCAGGAGGAATTATCGGAATTTTTGCTTACGGAGGTCATACCTGGAAACGGAGAATACTATTACTCGTTTAACACCTTGTAATTCAATGATCTCCATGCAATAGAATAGATGCATCAACATGTATGATCATCGAGCTCCCATGGCTACCAATTATATTTTTATATGTGTGTGGTCATAAGAGAAAATATGTTATATATATTCATCAACGTGTGCATTATATATGTATTACCGTAGAATATGtaatgaaaaaaaattaaatggaAATGGAAAACACAAAATACATGGACTAGAACCACCTCATTGAAATTTAAGAAAGCCGTGCCGATAATTGATTACTGAAAAAAGGTGTTGATGAGCTAAGATTTGAACTTCACAAGAGAGGAGAAGATAAAAGTCGAGGAGGAAAAGAGGAAATGCCGAAGAGAAGCTGCATGAGCAGAAAGAAGGATGGTGAAAACGATGAAGAAGATACATAAAAAAAAGGATTGAAGAAGAGAAGAATTGAATCGAAAAAGACAAGATAAAAATGGATATATATTCCCCGATATCATCTACAGACACATGATGAAGGCTGATGCATCTAGGTTGAAGATTCAAAAGATATGCTGCAGAGAAAGAAATACGCATAGAATATGCATTGGTGTTATTAATTGTTATGATAGTCATGATTATAATACGTAATGTTCAGATAATTGTTAGAGTTTTTTTGGGAAATTGTTTCGGAAGAGAAGATGTCGTGTCCTAGTTAGTCAGGCCATGCATGGACATACACGTATACAGACAGCCCATTGACGCTGCAAACACGGCATGCGCGCGCCCGCTGCGTGTCGCAAAGGGAAGAAAACGTGTGTTCCCGGCGCCGCGTCCGGAGCCCGCTGCCGGACGGCGCCAACGCGATCCACACCTCTCCCCACCGTTTCCTTTCGCGAGCTGGGTGGAGCTCGTCCGGCAAACGGTCGTCGTCGCAAAATATTTCGGTGCCAGCCTTACCACGCGGACGCGGGTATATAGCGCAGCGTCCCGGGCACTGTTCGATCGCAGCTCTCGAGCGGCACGCCCGGCCTTCCAGTGCCATCGGTGGCAATGGAAGAGCTCGACGAGGTCGAGGTGCTCTGGCCGGAGTTCTACGCCGAAGCTGGCCACAAGCCActgccggcggcgacgaccatgCCGAGGTCGCGCCCGAGGCAGCGGCGCGCGGCGCTGTCTCGGCCGGTGGACGTTCCAAGCAGGGGCGCCGTGCTCGTGATACAGTGGAAAGATGGTACTGAAGACGACTTGGAGGCCgaccacggcggcggtggcagcaaGATCATCGTGCCGCCGCACCTGCTGGTCTCCGGCGGGGAGAGTGCCACAGTGGCGTGCGCGTCGCTGCGGTCGGGCCGGCAGCGCATGCGGGCGCGTGACCTGCGGCACCTGCGCAACTCCGTGCTGCGGATGACCGGCTTTATTGAAGGATGACGATATGACTGCCTCGCCGGCCTTGGTGTGTTGGTGGTT from Lolium rigidum isolate FL_2022 chromosome 4, APGP_CSIRO_Lrig_0.1, whole genome shotgun sequence encodes the following:
- the LOC124649397 gene encoding uncharacterized protein LOC124649397; translation: MEELDEVEVLWPEFYAEAGHKPLPAATTMPRSRPRQRRAALSRPVDVPSRGAVLVIQWKDGTEDDLEADHGGGGSKIIVPPHLLVSGGESATVACASLRSGRQRMRARDLRHLRNSVLRMTGFIEG